One part of the Granulicella arctica genome encodes these proteins:
- a CDS encoding DUF6580 family putative transport protein, whose product MAAYLVLLFAVLSRILPSVFHTTSVGFTAVGGGLLFFGARRSRWQTIIAVLALIATDYYLTTHIYSLPFHTSEYLVTWAWYAAICLLGHQLLHGKPSAIRIGAAILASSTSFFILSNLMVWIGSAIYPHTAAGLATCYIAAIPFYANDAMSTAITAGALFGLPALAASIAESIRSAQHNNLPTA is encoded by the coding sequence ATGGCAGCCTATCTCGTTCTCCTCTTCGCAGTCCTCAGTCGCATCCTCCCATCCGTCTTCCACACCACCAGCGTCGGCTTCACCGCGGTCGGCGGAGGCCTGCTCTTCTTCGGAGCCCGCCGCAGCCGCTGGCAGACCATCATCGCCGTCCTCGCCCTCATCGCGACCGATTACTACCTCACCACCCACATCTACAGCCTCCCCTTCCACACCAGCGAGTACCTCGTCACCTGGGCCTGGTACGCCGCCATCTGCCTCCTCGGACATCAGCTCCTCCACGGCAAGCCCTCCGCCATCCGCATCGGCGCAGCCATCCTCGCCTCTTCCACCTCCTTCTTCATCCTCAGCAACCTCATGGTCTGGATCGGCAGCGCCATTTACCCCCACACCGCCGCCGGACTCGCTACCTGCTACATCGCCGCGATCCCCTTCTACGCAAACGACGCCATGTCCACCGCCATCACCGCCGGAGCCCTCTTCGGCCTCCCTGCCCTAGCCGCCAGCATCGCCGAGAGCATCCGCTCCGCCCAGCACAACAACCTCCCCACCGCATAA
- the ligA gene encoding NAD-dependent DNA ligase LigA codes for MSSALTPDQRIQELRDALEHHEHLYYVLDAPELTDAQYDALMQELKGLEEQHPELITTDSPTQRVGGKPKDGFVKTPHSRSMLSLDNAFSEADLSAWDVRVRNGLPSSETVRYVCELKLDGLSLALHYGPHASGAAHLERGLTRGDGSIGEDVTSNVRTIKSVPLSLSAAKLKAAGLPQSFEVRGEVVLPHAAFVKMNEEREAAGLAPAANPRNAAAGTIRTLEPNIVAQRRLDLYAYFLLQRDGETLMPFQSEALAALKAAGFRVNAHASVVDTIDEVLGFIAKMEGLRDSLGYEIDGVVVKVDSTAQQRRLGFTGKAPRWAMAYKFAARAGVTRLEDVLFQVGRTGKLTPVAALAPVLIGGTTVARATLHNADEIARLGVRIGDFVQVERGGDVIPKIITVIEDKDHPRGTREIVLPTHCPECESVLVRVEGEVDWRCINASCPARMSEELLHFAARGVMNIEGLGDAMVAQLMAAGLVHGIADLYRLKEKKEELLALERVGEKSAQALLDEIERSKTAPLARVLFGLGLRFVGERTAQLLASHFGSMDALMAASAEELEQVNEVGPRVAQAVIEFFAEPRNVQLVEELRKEGLTFTAEKRVTTTTFEGLTFVLTGTLPNLTRDAAKALIESAGGRVSGSVSKKTSYVVAGEEAGSKLEKATSLGVPVLDEAGLLRLVEEPAK; via the coding sequence ATGTCGTCCGCGCTTACGCCCGATCAGAGAATTCAGGAGCTGCGGGATGCTCTTGAGCACCATGAACATCTCTATTATGTGCTCGATGCTCCGGAGCTGACGGACGCGCAATATGATGCGTTGATGCAGGAGTTGAAGGGGCTGGAAGAGCAGCATCCTGAGTTGATTACGACGGATTCGCCGACGCAGCGTGTGGGTGGGAAGCCGAAGGATGGCTTTGTGAAGACGCCGCATTCGCGGTCGATGCTTTCGCTCGACAATGCGTTTAGTGAAGCGGATCTGAGTGCGTGGGATGTGCGTGTTCGCAATGGGCTGCCGAGCAGCGAAACGGTGCGGTATGTCTGCGAGTTGAAGCTCGATGGGTTGTCGTTGGCGCTGCACTATGGACCGCATGCGAGTGGGGCGGCGCATCTGGAGCGTGGATTGACGCGTGGGGATGGGTCGATTGGCGAGGATGTGACGAGCAACGTGCGCACGATCAAGAGTGTGCCGTTGAGCTTGTCGGCGGCGAAGCTGAAGGCGGCGGGGTTGCCGCAGAGCTTCGAGGTGCGTGGCGAGGTGGTGCTGCCGCATGCGGCGTTTGTGAAGATGAATGAGGAGCGTGAGGCGGCGGGGCTGGCTCCGGCGGCGAATCCGCGAAATGCGGCGGCGGGGACGATCCGCACACTTGAGCCGAATATCGTGGCGCAGCGGCGGCTGGATTTGTATGCGTATTTTCTGTTGCAGCGGGATGGTGAGACGCTGATGCCGTTCCAGTCGGAGGCGCTTGCGGCGCTGAAGGCGGCGGGATTTCGCGTGAACGCACATGCCAGTGTCGTCGATACGATTGACGAGGTGTTGGGATTTATCGCGAAGATGGAGGGGCTGCGCGATTCGCTGGGTTACGAGATCGATGGAGTGGTGGTCAAGGTCGATTCGACTGCGCAGCAGCGGCGGTTGGGGTTTACAGGCAAGGCTCCGAGATGGGCGATGGCGTATAAGTTTGCGGCGCGTGCAGGTGTGACGCGGCTGGAAGATGTGTTGTTTCAGGTGGGACGCACGGGTAAGCTGACGCCGGTTGCGGCGCTGGCTCCGGTGCTGATTGGTGGCACGACGGTTGCTCGGGCTACGCTGCACAACGCGGATGAGATTGCGCGGCTGGGCGTGCGCATTGGGGATTTCGTTCAGGTGGAGCGCGGCGGCGATGTGATTCCGAAGATCATTACGGTGATTGAGGACAAGGATCATCCGCGGGGGACGCGGGAGATTGTGTTGCCGACGCATTGTCCGGAGTGTGAGAGCGTACTGGTGCGGGTGGAGGGCGAGGTCGATTGGCGGTGTATCAATGCGAGCTGTCCGGCACGGATGAGTGAGGAGCTGTTGCACTTCGCGGCGCGGGGAGTGATGAATATCGAAGGGCTCGGCGATGCGATGGTGGCGCAGTTGATGGCGGCTGGGTTGGTGCATGGGATCGCGGATCTTTATCGGTTGAAAGAGAAGAAGGAAGAGCTGCTGGCGCTTGAACGGGTGGGAGAGAAGAGTGCGCAGGCGCTGCTGGATGAGATCGAACGCTCGAAGACGGCGCCGCTGGCGCGGGTGTTGTTTGGGTTGGGGCTTCGCTTTGTTGGGGAGAGGACGGCGCAGTTGCTGGCGAGCCACTTTGGGTCGATGGATGCGCTGATGGCGGCGAGCGCGGAGGAGCTGGAGCAGGTGAACGAGGTGGGGCCTCGTGTGGCACAGGCGGTGATCGAGTTCTTTGCGGAGCCGCGAAATGTTCAGTTGGTCGAAGAGCTGCGCAAAGAGGGGCTGACGTTTACGGCGGAGAAGCGCGTGACGACTACGACGTTTGAAGGGCTCACGTTTGTGCTGACGGGGACGCTGCCGAACCTTACGCGGGATGCAGCGAAGGCGCTGATCGAGTCGGCGGGTGGGCGTGTCTCGGGTTCGGTGAGCAAGAAGACGAGTTACGTGGTTGCGGGCGAGGAGGCGGGGTCGAAGCTGGAGAAGGCGACTTCGCTGGGTGTGCCGGTGCTGGATGAGGCGGGTTTGTTGCGGCTCGTCGAAGAGCCTGCGAAGTGA
- a CDS encoding metal-dependent hydrolase produces the protein MEPVTHLMTGAVLARAGLNRKAAYATLAMVLAAEAPDLDTLWSIDGPVAALQHHRGWTHTLLGLPFEALLIVGAIWLLHRWRTKRGSTTTLAPIRWNLLYPFCLIALLSHILLDWTNNYGVRPFFPFNPHWYAGSFVFIFEPVLFAILLIALVAPYLFDLINSEVGARRQTFRGRGWAIAALIGIVALWSWRAIEHSHAIDLATARNYNGAPIKRVFASPYPGNPYRWHVIVETPTFYQLAKADTWNNRLTKAPDDLLYKPQTTLATLAAKRSWLGEAYLDWSSYPLVTDAGLSGDLDYTGLTVVTFHDLRFLYDTPFLHGREHPPLSGTVFLNQDHRVVRMEMDGRAQH, from the coding sequence ATGGAACCCGTAACCCACCTCATGACCGGAGCCGTCCTCGCTCGCGCCGGTCTGAACCGCAAAGCCGCCTACGCTACACTCGCCATGGTCCTCGCCGCCGAAGCCCCCGATCTCGACACCCTCTGGTCCATCGACGGCCCCGTCGCCGCCCTCCAACACCATCGCGGCTGGACCCACACCCTCCTCGGCCTCCCCTTCGAAGCACTCCTCATCGTCGGCGCCATCTGGCTGCTACACCGCTGGCGCACCAAGCGCGGCAGCACCACCACCCTCGCCCCAATACGCTGGAACCTGCTCTATCCCTTCTGCCTCATCGCCCTGCTCAGCCACATCCTTCTCGACTGGACCAACAACTACGGCGTCCGTCCCTTCTTCCCCTTCAATCCCCACTGGTACGCAGGCTCCTTCGTCTTCATCTTCGAGCCCGTCCTCTTCGCCATCCTGCTCATCGCCCTCGTCGCGCCCTATCTCTTCGACCTCATCAACAGCGAAGTCGGAGCGCGCCGTCAAACCTTTCGCGGCCGAGGCTGGGCCATCGCCGCTCTCATCGGCATCGTTGCTCTCTGGAGCTGGCGCGCCATCGAGCACAGCCACGCCATCGACCTCGCCACCGCCCGCAACTACAACGGAGCCCCCATCAAGCGCGTCTTCGCCAGCCCCTACCCAGGCAATCCCTACCGCTGGCACGTCATCGTCGAAACCCCCACCTTCTACCAACTCGCCAAAGCCGACACCTGGAACAACCGCCTCACCAAAGCCCCCGACGACCTTCTCTACAAGCCCCAAACCACCCTCGCCACCCTCGCCGCCAAACGAAGCTGGCTCGGCGAAGCCTACCTCGACTGGTCCTCCTACCCCCTCGTCACCGACGCCGGCCTCAGCGGAGACCTCGACTATACCGGCCTCACCGTCGTCACCTTCCACGACCTCCGCTTCCTCTACGACACCCCCTTCCTCCACGGCCGCGAGCACCCACCCCTCAGCGGAACCGTCTTCCTCAACCAAGACCACCGCGTCGTCCGCATGGAGATGGACGGCCGTGCCCAGCACTGA
- a CDS encoding TlpA family protein disulfide reductase encodes MFRAKRERVSWLKFLKSRCRISMKKLEIAANVAVLFAVVVFLFVVGRGEFRKYEETRPAKALVGQTIGLPGFRFASSGKTLVLAISTTCHFCKDSEPFYRDLTEKSNGRVDFVAVLPQALDVAQSYVQQSIAPSVHVVSARLDSIGVRGTPTLLLVDGNGKVQDVWVGKLDDKGQRQVRSLLTQ; translated from the coding sequence ATGTTCCGCGCGAAACGTGAGCGCGTAAGCTGGCTCAAATTTCTGAAATCGAGGTGTCGCATTTCGATGAAGAAGCTGGAAATTGCTGCTAATGTCGCCGTTCTCTTCGCAGTCGTCGTTTTTCTTTTTGTGGTGGGCCGCGGCGAATTCCGGAAATATGAGGAGACGCGTCCTGCCAAGGCGCTGGTTGGGCAGACGATTGGGCTGCCGGGCTTTCGTTTTGCCTCGTCGGGCAAGACGCTGGTATTGGCGATCTCGACGACCTGCCATTTTTGCAAGGATAGTGAACCGTTCTATAGAGACTTGACCGAAAAGAGCAATGGTCGCGTCGATTTTGTGGCTGTACTTCCCCAGGCCCTCGATGTGGCGCAGAGTTATGTGCAGCAGTCCATTGCGCCTTCGGTGCATGTTGTCTCGGCAAGGCTCGATTCGATTGGGGTGAGGGGCACGCCGACCTTGCTTCTGGTCGATGGTAACGGCAAAGTGCAGGATGTTTGGGTGGGCAAGCTTGACGACAAAGGGCAGCGGCAGGTGCGGTCGCTTCTGACGCAGTAG
- a CDS encoding MogA/MoaB family molybdenum cofactor biosynthesis protein: protein MLTVSDRCFQGTQQDLSGPAVVRLLIEAGAHNPAVHTLPDDLEQIVEALRQYARTSSLIVTTGGTGLAARDVTPEATKMVCERLVEGLAERMRAEGLRHTPLAPLSRAVCGTVGSTLIVNVPGSLNGAESSLAAILPLLPHALDLLAGHTAHEPGSFSDMDGSAQ from the coding sequence GTGCTGACTGTCAGCGATCGCTGTTTTCAGGGGACCCAGCAGGACCTCTCGGGGCCTGCGGTGGTCCGGTTGTTGATTGAGGCTGGAGCGCACAACCCGGCGGTGCATACGTTGCCGGATGACCTAGAGCAGATTGTGGAGGCGCTGCGGCAGTATGCGCGGACGTCGAGCCTGATTGTGACGACGGGTGGGACGGGGCTGGCGGCTCGCGATGTGACTCCTGAGGCGACGAAGATGGTGTGCGAACGGCTGGTGGAGGGGTTGGCGGAACGGATGCGCGCTGAGGGATTGCGGCATACGCCGTTGGCTCCGCTGAGCCGGGCGGTGTGCGGGACGGTGGGGAGCACGCTGATTGTGAATGTACCGGGAAGTTTGAATGGGGCGGAGAGTTCGCTGGCGGCGATTCTGCCGCTGCTGCCGCATGCGCTGGATCTGCTGGCGGGGCATACGGCGCACGAGCCGGGGAGCTTCAGCGATATGGACGGTAGCGCGCAGTGA
- a CDS encoding TonB C-terminal domain-containing protein: protein MSSPTLETPPNPVEPTTPLKVRTGRFGELEEHELIHLLDTLDDERAKARFRESIYISVFVYIVVGWFLFYGPRVLFHQPRLINPSDVLKQREITNLQMPSDIARELQHAPKTPKSAAKSAPAPRPTIDQKTLEAMRRAAEKPAPAAPQPAPVQQQAQPTPLPPVQHPVQPAPPTLATIPDAPKPTPNFGGQSQSAGETIRQAVQGASRDHGSGGNFSEGVTPSKVGVGTGVDILSDTMGVNFDPYLRKIMRQIYNTWIPLIPEEARPPLNKRGITQIRFTILPDGRIGGMTLEGSTHDDALNRAAWGSITGVGQFPSLPSEFHGPNLELRIHYLVNEKQE, encoded by the coding sequence ATGTCCTCTCCAACCCTCGAGACACCCCCGAACCCGGTCGAACCAACCACGCCGCTCAAAGTCCGCACCGGCCGCTTCGGCGAGCTCGAAGAGCATGAGCTCATCCACCTCCTCGACACCCTCGACGACGAGCGCGCCAAAGCCCGCTTCCGCGAGTCCATCTACATCTCAGTCTTCGTCTACATCGTCGTCGGCTGGTTCCTCTTCTACGGTCCGCGCGTCCTCTTCCACCAGCCGCGCCTGATCAACCCCTCCGATGTCCTGAAGCAGCGTGAGATCACCAACCTGCAGATGCCCAGCGACATCGCCCGCGAACTGCAACACGCTCCCAAGACCCCCAAATCCGCCGCGAAGTCCGCCCCCGCGCCCCGCCCCACCATCGACCAGAAGACCCTCGAGGCCATGCGCCGCGCCGCCGAAAAACCAGCCCCCGCCGCGCCCCAGCCCGCTCCCGTCCAGCAGCAGGCTCAGCCGACACCCCTGCCCCCCGTGCAGCATCCCGTCCAGCCCGCGCCCCCAACCCTGGCCACCATCCCCGACGCCCCCAAGCCAACCCCCAACTTCGGCGGCCAGAGCCAAAGCGCCGGAGAAACCATCCGCCAGGCCGTTCAGGGAGCCTCCAGAGATCACGGCAGCGGCGGCAACTTCAGCGAAGGAGTCACCCCCAGCAAAGTCGGCGTAGGCACCGGCGTCGACATCCTCTCCGACACCATGGGCGTCAACTTCGACCCCTACCTCCGCAAGATCATGCGCCAGATCTACAACACCTGGATCCCCCTGATCCCCGAAGAAGCCCGCCCCCCGCTCAACAAGCGCGGCATTACCCAGATCCGCTTCACCATCCTCCCCGACGGACGCATCGGCGGCATGACCCTCGAAGGCTCAACCCACGACGACGCCCTCAACCGCGCCGCCTGGGGCTCCATCACCGGCGTAGGCCAGTTCCCCTCCCTCCCCAGCGAGTTCCACGGCCCTAACCTCGAGCTCCGCATCCACTACCTCGTCAACGAAAAACAAGAGTAG
- a CDS encoding TonB-dependent receptor, protein MPVRLSGKLSFAALIALLFASFVAVSGHAQTFRGGINGTVTDKTGAAIANASVVAVQTDTGVVHSSTSSSGGEFLFQDLPLGNYSVTASFSGFSTVKTDKIAVSAGVIYTLPIVLQLSSSATTIEVDAAGVALDTTSTVQTTVLDAKAVSSLPMNGRDFTQMIGLTPGYAGYTGGGYGSLNGTRANQMNWQIDGVDNNDLWHNIPAVNQGGVSGIAGIILPLDAVDQFSAQTQAGPEGGRNPGGTINLTLRAGTNQIHGSAYYFNRNELFGAKSPFSDTKQKVRNYNAGFSVGGPFIKDKLFGFLTFEHQRFVIGQSGTATEPSVGWQTQAKAILAIKGVAVNPVMQSVLNTLWGTSVLAQDTAGVSENFHSSDPEFGYSWNGLAKVDYKLSEKDNLSVHWFVGQGNQVAPVGSQLLSYYEVAPIHVQNIAIVYNRVISSNITNQVLMGVNYFNQVFNDYNTNYNVQSLGFITGAPFTNAPNITIGNPSGTHFDPVGQTPPEGRNDITGHLTDQLSWVKGKHQMRFGGEYRQAQLDEFYHRHATGSFTFDGSRLGGAGLAGSLADFLAGETSSASIAIGDPERQVFVNTWFVNAGDNWQLSPKLNVNYGARYDYEGPLHNQYQNMSIFRPALTASNGLAFQGKDIDSLYKRYYKSASPRVGASYAVDQNTVLRVGFGLYVDTPNLNPFLDNRPGNSAPNGVEGNPGGSSPVYNVAPILGSKSTIQQGAAIFPSSQSYPCAAASTCGVFSISPNFRPSYNYNFSFNAEHTITSNIIAQLGYVGSEGRRLLSLLDINQAVPNNYAAIADPLAQQESRPYFSTYPQYSNINEIQSAGTSNYNSLQAQIRIQNWRGLSASAVYTWSHTLDEVTAYRGSLPQDNLNFKGDYSNSDFDTRNTFVSFFSYQVPGSQHLRLLTNGWQANSLLSFHGGQPFTVHASGDVSGTSEGNDRAVQIGPVRKGYQGQKPGVNWLDPLAFADPALGSFGTTRRNGYYGPGYSDVDFSVFKDTKIKERVTVQLRAEMFNLFNRVNYAPPGGSSGFALNDTIGDYNGAPGIGAGEAFNTQFAAKVIF, encoded by the coding sequence ATGCCAGTTCGCTTATCAGGAAAGCTGTCTTTTGCGGCCCTGATCGCTCTTCTCTTCGCGTCTTTTGTTGCTGTTTCAGGACATGCTCAGACCTTTCGCGGTGGCATTAACGGTACTGTGACGGACAAGACCGGTGCTGCAATTGCCAACGCCAGCGTCGTCGCCGTGCAGACCGATACTGGCGTCGTGCACTCCAGCACCAGCTCAAGCGGGGGCGAGTTTCTCTTTCAAGATCTTCCACTTGGCAACTACAGTGTGACCGCTAGTTTTAGCGGTTTTTCTACCGTAAAGACGGATAAGATTGCGGTGTCGGCGGGTGTGATCTACACGTTGCCGATTGTGCTTCAGCTTTCGAGTTCCGCTACAACGATCGAGGTGGATGCGGCCGGCGTAGCTCTTGATACGACTAGCACGGTGCAGACTACGGTGCTTGATGCGAAGGCTGTTTCGTCGCTACCTATGAATGGGCGCGACTTTACGCAGATGATAGGTTTGACGCCAGGGTACGCTGGATATACCGGTGGTGGTTATGGTTCGTTGAATGGCACCCGCGCGAACCAGATGAACTGGCAGATTGACGGTGTTGATAACAACGATCTCTGGCATAACATTCCCGCTGTCAATCAGGGTGGCGTTTCTGGTATCGCAGGTATCATTCTGCCGCTGGATGCTGTGGACCAGTTCTCAGCGCAAACGCAGGCGGGGCCTGAAGGTGGGCGCAACCCGGGCGGTACGATCAACCTCACTCTGCGCGCCGGCACGAATCAGATTCATGGCTCGGCGTACTACTTCAACCGCAATGAGTTGTTCGGTGCGAAGAGTCCGTTCTCGGATACGAAGCAGAAGGTTCGCAATTACAATGCTGGATTTTCTGTAGGCGGCCCATTTATCAAAGACAAGCTCTTTGGTTTCCTGACCTTTGAGCACCAGCGCTTTGTGATCGGCCAGTCTGGTACGGCAACTGAGCCTTCAGTCGGTTGGCAGACGCAGGCAAAGGCGATCCTTGCGATAAAGGGTGTCGCTGTCAATCCGGTGATGCAGAGTGTCCTGAACACACTTTGGGGAACGAGTGTGCTGGCGCAGGATACGGCCGGTGTTTCCGAGAACTTCCACTCCAGCGACCCCGAGTTTGGGTATAGCTGGAACGGTCTTGCCAAGGTGGACTACAAGCTGAGCGAGAAGGACAACCTCAGTGTTCACTGGTTCGTCGGGCAGGGCAACCAGGTCGCGCCTGTTGGTTCGCAGCTGCTGTCGTACTATGAGGTCGCGCCGATCCATGTGCAGAATATTGCCATCGTCTACAACCGCGTGATCTCATCGAACATCACCAACCAAGTGTTGATGGGGGTCAACTACTTCAACCAGGTCTTCAACGACTACAACACCAACTACAACGTGCAGAGCCTTGGTTTCATTACGGGTGCACCGTTTACCAATGCGCCGAATATAACGATTGGCAACCCGTCTGGAACTCACTTCGATCCTGTCGGTCAGACGCCTCCTGAGGGTCGCAACGACATCACGGGGCACCTGACCGATCAGCTCTCCTGGGTGAAGGGCAAACATCAGATGCGCTTCGGAGGTGAGTATCGCCAGGCCCAGCTTGATGAGTTCTATCATCGGCATGCCACAGGCTCCTTTACCTTCGATGGAAGCCGACTTGGCGGAGCAGGACTTGCAGGTTCTCTGGCTGACTTTCTTGCAGGCGAAACCTCAAGTGCCTCGATTGCTATCGGCGATCCGGAGCGTCAGGTCTTCGTCAATACCTGGTTTGTAAACGCTGGAGATAACTGGCAGTTGAGCCCGAAGCTCAACGTCAACTACGGTGCCCGCTATGACTATGAGGGACCACTTCACAACCAGTATCAGAATATGTCGATCTTCCGTCCGGCCCTGACTGCTTCGAACGGTCTTGCCTTCCAGGGTAAGGATATCGATTCTCTCTATAAGCGTTATTACAAGAGCGCCAGCCCGCGTGTTGGTGCCAGTTATGCAGTTGATCAGAATACGGTTTTGCGTGTGGGCTTTGGTCTCTACGTCGACACTCCGAACCTTAATCCATTTTTGGATAACCGTCCTGGCAATTCTGCACCGAATGGTGTCGAGGGCAATCCCGGCGGATCAAGCCCCGTGTATAACGTTGCACCCATACTGGGATCAAAAAGCACTATTCAGCAGGGCGCTGCCATCTTCCCATCTTCCCAAAGTTATCCCTGCGCGGCAGCTTCTACTTGCGGCGTATTCTCGATCAGCCCGAACTTCCGTCCATCGTATAACTACAACTTCAGCTTCAACGCCGAGCATACGATCACCTCGAACATCATCGCGCAGCTTGGATATGTAGGAAGCGAGGGACGACGTCTCCTGAGCCTGCTCGATATCAACCAGGCTGTTCCAAACAACTACGCGGCCATCGCAGACCCGCTTGCTCAGCAGGAGAGCCGCCCCTACTTCTCGACCTACCCGCAGTACAGCAACATTAATGAGATCCAGAGCGCGGGTACGTCAAACTACAACTCGCTACAGGCACAGATTCGTATCCAAAATTGGCGCGGTCTCTCGGCCTCGGCAGTTTATACGTGGAGCCATACTCTGGATGAGGTGACGGCGTATCGCGGTTCTCTTCCGCAGGACAATCTTAACTTCAAGGGTGACTATAGCAACTCGGACTTCGATACCCGCAACACATTCGTCAGCTTCTTTAGCTATCAGGTCCCAGGCTCTCAGCACTTGCGTCTGCTCACGAATGGCTGGCAGGCCAACTCGTTGCTTAGCTTCCACGGAGGTCAACCCTTTACGGTCCACGCGTCGGGTGACGTCAGCGGAACGAGCGAAGGGAATGATCGTGCGGTCCAGATCGGTCCGGTTCGCAAGGGTTACCAGGGCCAGAAGCCAGGAGTCAATTGGCTAGATCCATTAGCTTTTGCGGATCCGGCTCTCGGCAGCTTCGGGACCACGCGCAGGAATGGCTACTATGGACCTGGATACTCCGATGTGGACTTCTCGGTCTTCAAGGATACGAAGATCAAAGAGCGTGTGACCGTGCAGTTACGGGCTGAGATGTTCAACCTCTTCAACCGTGTGAACTATGCTCCTCCAGGTGGCAGCAGCGGTTTCGCTCTCAACGATACGATTGGTGACTATAACGGAGCCCCTGGTATCGGAGCTGGTGAGGCCTTCAACACGCAATTTGCGGCGAAGGTGATCTTCTAA
- a CDS encoding YqaA family protein: protein MIFHVDPTVVVTPHHSRFGFLKRWNHALLALLAPFGIWGVGAIAVVDAAAIPMPLDAMVVDYVIHDHARAVLYCLMAALGSAAGSLLPYYLGRAGGELFLLKRINRERYEKLRDRFEKQEFLAIMLPAMAPPPFPVKLFEFAAGVFEMRPVWFFSAIFLGKFVRFAAVSFVIIVFGQRILDTIAGAFHKHLGITLAVVGVVLLAVVVYVLRKLFDGRRGAKFPAEDEGS from the coding sequence GTGATATTTCATGTTGATCCTACGGTTGTTGTGACGCCTCACCACTCGCGCTTCGGGTTTTTGAAGCGATGGAATCATGCGCTGCTGGCGCTGTTGGCACCTTTCGGGATTTGGGGGGTTGGAGCGATTGCGGTAGTCGATGCGGCGGCGATTCCGATGCCGCTGGACGCGATGGTGGTCGACTATGTGATCCACGATCATGCGCGGGCTGTGCTGTATTGTCTGATGGCGGCGCTGGGGTCGGCGGCTGGGAGTTTGCTGCCGTACTACCTGGGGCGAGCGGGTGGGGAGCTGTTTCTGCTGAAGCGTATCAATCGGGAGCGGTATGAGAAGCTGCGCGACCGGTTTGAGAAGCAGGAATTTTTGGCGATCATGCTGCCGGCGATGGCCCCGCCGCCGTTTCCGGTGAAGCTGTTTGAGTTTGCGGCGGGCGTGTTCGAGATGAGGCCGGTGTGGTTTTTTAGCGCGATCTTCCTTGGGAAGTTTGTGCGGTTTGCTGCTGTCTCGTTTGTCATCATCGTCTTCGGGCAGAGGATTCTGGATACGATTGCGGGGGCGTTCCATAAGCACCTGGGGATTACGCTGGCGGTGGTTGGTGTGGTGCTGCTGGCAGTGGTGGTGTATGTGTTGCGGAAGCTGTTTGATGGGAGGCGGGGGGCGAAGTTTCCTGCTGAGGATGAGGGCAGCTAA